The Marinobacter szutsaonensis sequence GGCAACTGGTAGCCAACGGTTACCTCAGGGCCGATCCCGAGGGCTACGGCGCCTTGCAGCTGACCGAGCGTTGCCGCCCGTTGCTCAAGGGCGAGGAAACGGTCTGGCTGCGCAAGGACCCGGTGCAGAAAAAGACCTCGTCAGGGCGCAGCAGCTCAGGACGCAAAAGCTTTGCGGCCGACCAGATCGTGGACCAGGCCGCCTGGGATCACCTTCGCGCCTGCCGCAAGGGCCTGGCCGACCAGCAGGGCGTGCCGCCCTATGTGATCTTCCACGACACCACCCTGTTCGAGATGATGGAGCGGAGGCCCCGCACCATCGGGGAGCTTGGCGAGATCAGCGGTGTCGGTGCCGCCAAACTGGAGAAGTATGGCGAGACCTTTCTGAAAGCCATCGCCGAACTGGAATCTCTCTAGGCCTCACCTTCGGCCTGGAATCCCTTCTTCCGGACCCGGTAATGGGCAATCGAGGTCGCCACGTGGTTACCTTCCTGATCGGTCAGGATTCCCTCCAGCATGAATTTGGCCCGGCCGGTGGCGTCGGCGTCGGCACGGATCGCCGCTACCTGTTCCGGGCTCAGGGAAAACTCCACTGTGACATCCGAGTTGGCGGGCTGCAGGAACTGCAGAGTCATTTCCTTCAGAATCGGCGTGTAGGACGGGCCCAGATCGAACAGCGTCAGGACGCCTCCGGGAATCTCGGCCACCAGGAAATAGGCACCCGCGTAGAGGCTGCCAAAGTGGTTCTTGTTACCCTTGAGCCGGATCCTGGCGCGAACATAACCCGGCCGGACCTCTTCCACTCGAAAGCCATTGCGGGGCGCAAAGGGAATGGACAGGCCGATGATCCGGTTGACCGCCGCGTAGCCTCCGGTTTTCTTGAGCCATTCAAGCGGGTGCGCGAGCGTGGCTTTTGGGTTCGTCGATGCCACCCACTGGCCGGTGGCTCCAATGATGTTGTCTATTAATGCCATAAGGGTATCCTGTGATTCGGTTGACCGGATCATTGCAATCACCCGGCGGAACCGCAAGCTCCGATAAAGTTTTACAACTACGGGGCAGCGATCTGCGACGTCTGTCACACCTTCTGTTAAACTCCTGAAAAAGTCGACTGGCCTGACTCAAAACTCACTCTTTTCTGACGACGGGAGCCTCTCTGAATGCCCCATGATGAGCTGCATCTCAATCTCCGCAACCTGACGCTGGACGACTATGAACAGCTTCAGGCTCTGATGGACCTGGTTTATGACGACATCGGTGGCGCCTGGCCCAAAGAGACGATCAAGGCATTGGTCGAGCAGTTTCCCGACGGGCAGATCTGTATTGAGGACAACGGCCAACTGATTGCGGTGGCGCTGACGGTTTGCGTGAAATACGAGCGATTCAGCAATCCGCACACCTACGACGACCTGATTCTGCGCAACGAGAAAATCTGGCACAACGCCAACGGCGACTCCCTGTATGGCCTGGATGTCTTTATCCATCCGGAATACCGCGGCTACCGCCTGGGCCGGCGTCTGTATGAGGCCCGCAAGGAGCTGTGCCGGTCCATGAACCTGCGGGCCATCCTGGCCGGCGGCCGGATTCCCAACTACTACAGGTACAAGGACCAGTACTCCCCGGCCGAGTACATCCAGCGGGTGGACCGCAAGGAAATCTACGATCCAATCCTGAGCTTCCAGCTCTCCAACGATTTCCAGGTCACCCGGCTGATGCACAAGTACCTGCCGGAAGACGAGAAATCCATGGGCTATGCCACCCTGCTGGAATGGCGGAATATTCTCTATACACCGCCCTCCCCGGTGCTGAACGTCCGGAAAACCCAGGTGCGTCTGGGCGCCGTGCAATGGCAGATGCGGGAATTCACCTCGGTGGATGAGGTGCTCAAGCAGGTGGAGTATTTCGTGGACGCCCTCTCCGACTACAAGAGCGACTTCGCCCTGTTCCCCGAGTTCTTCAACGCACCGCTGATGGGCCTGACCGATCAGATGGACCAGACCCGGGCGATCCGTTTCCTGGCCGGCTTCACCGAACAGTTCCGGGATGAAATGTCGGAGATGGCGGTCAGTTACAACATCAACATCATCACCGGTTCCATGCCCCTGCTGGAGAACGATCGCCTGTTCAACGTCTCCTACCTGTGCCACCGGGACGGCCGCGTGGACGAACAGCGCAAGATCCACATCACCCCGCACGAGCGTCGGGATTGGGTCATTGAGGGCGGCGATACCTTCGAAGTGTTCGAAACCGATGCCGGAAGGGTTGCTATCCTGATCTGTTACGACATCGAGTTCCCTGAGCTTGGCAGGATCGCAGCCAGCCAGGATGTGGATATCATCTTTGTACCGTTCTGGACCGATACCAAGAACGGTTATCTCCGGGTACGCCATTGTGCCCAGGCCCGGGCGATCGAAAACGAATGTTACGTCGTAATTACTGGCAGTGTCGGCAACCTGCCCAAGGTGGAAAACCTGGACGTGCAGTACGCCCAGTCTTCGGTGTTCTCGCCGTCGGATTTTGCCTTCCCGCACGATGCGGTTATGGCCGAAACCACGCCCAACACCGAGATGATCATGTTCTCGGACATGGACCTGGAAAAACTGACACTGGTCCGTAACGAAGGGTCTGTAAACAATCTGAAGGACCGCCGGGAAGATATGTACGAAGTCCGGGTGAAATCCTCGGACCGATAAAAAGTCGTGCCCTCTCACTATTAAGGAAGTGCCTGAGAGGGTTAACGTAGGACACTGATGGAATTGCCAATACCGTAAACAGTGTCTATTGTTTAATCATTATCCAGCCTGTCCGATCTGTGGACGGGTCGCAGTGGATAGGGATCTTAGCAGAGAACAGGATTCATGAACGAAGCACTACCGGATCTCATCGCCCGTTTCAGGATCAAGCAGGGGCTCTTCCGCAAGGAATTGGTGGAGGCCTCCGTCTTTGAACTCGACAGCTACGGCTGCGTGATGAAAACCGACAAGGTCTTTGAGCCCGGCGACAGCCTGACCCTGGATCTGGTCATGGATATGCCCTTTGAAGAAATCCGTGCTGA is a genomic window containing:
- a CDS encoding bifunctional GNAT family N-acetyltransferase/carbon-nitrogen hydrolase family protein, with translation MPHDELHLNLRNLTLDDYEQLQALMDLVYDDIGGAWPKETIKALVEQFPDGQICIEDNGQLIAVALTVCVKYERFSNPHTYDDLILRNEKIWHNANGDSLYGLDVFIHPEYRGYRLGRRLYEARKELCRSMNLRAILAGGRIPNYYRYKDQYSPAEYIQRVDRKEIYDPILSFQLSNDFQVTRLMHKYLPEDEKSMGYATLLEWRNILYTPPSPVLNVRKTQVRLGAVQWQMREFTSVDEVLKQVEYFVDALSDYKSDFALFPEFFNAPLMGLTDQMDQTRAIRFLAGFTEQFRDEMSEMAVSYNINIITGSMPLLENDRLFNVSYLCHRDGRVDEQRKIHITPHERRDWVIEGGDTFEVFETDAGRVAILICYDIEFPELGRIAASQDVDIIFVPFWTDTKNGYLRVRHCAQARAIENECYVVITGSVGNLPKVENLDVQYAQSSVFSPSDFAFPHDAVMAETTPNTEMIMFSDMDLEKLTLVRNEGSVNNLKDRREDMYEVRVKSSDR
- a CDS encoding YiiD C-terminal domain-containing protein, coding for MALIDNIIGATGQWVASTNPKATLAHPLEWLKKTGGYAAVNRIIGLSIPFAPRNGFRVEEVRPGYVRARIRLKGNKNHFGSLYAGAYFLVAEIPGGVLTLFDLGPSYTPILKEMTLQFLQPANSDVTVEFSLSPEQVAAIRADADATGRAKFMLEGILTDQEGNHVATSIAHYRVRKKGFQAEGEA